GAGCCCCGCCGTCACCCCGGAGGTCAGCACCGCGCTGTAGGTCCCGTCGCCATTGTCGCTGACCGCGCCGATCGTGCCCGCATCCGTCGCGATCACCACGCTCGCCCCGGTCACGGGGTTGTCGTTCGCGTCCACCAGGCTGACCGTCACGGCCGAGGTGCTCGTCCCGTCGGCCACGATGCTCACCGGGTCCGCCACGATGCTCGAGCCGCCCGCCGTCAGGTCGAAAGCGGCCCAGTCGGCATAAAGTGTGACGGTTCCGTCAGGCTCTGCGGTGAGGTTGTCGACCACGGCACCGTCAGCAAAGGCCGTACCGCTGCCGTCACTTTCCGTGTTCCACCCTTCAAATGCGAAACCGGGCCGTGTGAACGCGTTGGCATTCAATGCCTGCGGCACATCGTATGTGAATCCCTGCGGCGCCATGCTGCCGGTGCCACCATTCGCGTCGAAGTTGACCGTGTAGGTGTTGGCATCCCACTGTGCGGTCACGGCAAGATCTTGCAGGGGCATGGTCGCAGGGACTGCGGGGTCCCACCCTGCAAAGGCGTATCCGGTTCGGGTCGGATCGGCGGGGGCGGTGACCGAGCTGCCGGGGTTCTGGGTGATCGGGTCCACGGGCGATCCGCCGTCGCTGTCGAACGTGATGGTCGCCACGGCGTACTGGACGATCACGATACCGTCCTTGCCCGGAAAGTTCCCCCCTTCGCCACCGCCTCCGGGGCCATCCTGCCCGTCACCGTTCGACGCGGATCCGTCGGTCGTGGCTCTGCCACCACCTGCGTAGAACACCTGGGAACCAGTAATGGTGCTGGAGCGCCCGTCGCCGCCGGAGGCAAATGATGCGTCGCCCCCCGCGCCACCGCCGCCGCCGCCGCGCGTGTCGTTCGAGGTGTTTGAAAAGCCGTCAAATCCCGGCGCGCAGCCTGTGCCACCCGGAAATGACTGATTGGTCTTCGAGGCGCCCCCGCCACTGCCGCCATCGCAGCTTCCGTTGCGCCCCGCGCCGGAACCGCCTTCGCCGCGCCCGCCGCCGCCGCCGCCGCCAGCCGTGATGCCGAAGGCGATGCTGTCGCCGCCGTTTCCGCCCGGAGTGGTAAGGCTGGTGCTGCCAATGCCGCCGATACCAACGATAACGGGGTATGATCCTTGACCAAGCGACGTGCTGCCCTCGAAGAAGCCGCCCGCGCCGCCGCCGCCGGTGCCGGCGCCGCCCCCACCACCGACGATCAGATAGTCGGCATCGAGCGGCTCGTTCAGAACGGTAAACTGACCGTCGCCCGCAAAACTGTGAACGCAGTAGGTTACGCCCGCGCCATCATCAAAGGAGCTGACGACCCCGCCAGTCGCCACGAGCAGGCATTCGGCCACGTCCGCCCTGGCCGGCGTCGGGGCAACAGGAAGCGCCGCGAAAAAAGCAATTGCAACAAGGAGTCTGGCAATCTTCTGCTTGCACAGCTGCTGAAATTTCATGATCGAGCGCCTTTGCTTCCAATTTATTCGTTAAAATCGAGCGACACATAATACACATTCATGTTCATACGTTTCTGAATGATATACCCTGATATGCAGGATCCATGAACATGAAGAGAAGTACGTCACGGACATGCGTTATCAAATTTTTTTCGCTTCTATTCGAACGGATTAACCATAAATCCATGAAATTCTGGAATTTTTTATAGACTATAGTCCCTGCCCGAAGGGACTTTCCGG
The genomic region above belongs to Halovulum dunhuangense and contains:
- a CDS encoding InlB B-repeat-containing protein; the protein is MKFQQLCKQKIARLLVAIAFFAALPVAPTPARADVAECLLVATGGVVSSFDDGAGVTYCVHSFAGDGQFTVLNEPLDADYLIVGGGGGAGTGGGGAGGFFEGSTSLGQGSYPVIVGIGGIGSTSLTTPGGNGGDSIAFGITAGGGGGGGRGEGGSGAGRNGSCDGGSGGGASKTNQSFPGGTGCAPGFDGFSNTSNDTRGGGGGGAGGDASFASGGDGRSSTITGSQVFYAGGGRATTDGSASNGDGQDGPGGGGEGGNFPGKDGIVIVQYAVATITFDSDGGSPVDPITQNPGSSVTAPADPTRTGYAFAGWDPAVPATMPLQDLAVTAQWDANTYTVNFDANGGTGSMAPQGFTYDVPQALNANAFTRPGFAFEGWNTESDGSGTAFADGAVVDNLTAEPDGTVTLYADWAAFDLTAGGSSIVADPVSIVADGTSTSAVTVSLVDANDNPVTGASVVIATDAGTIGAVSDNGDGTYSAVLTSGVTAGL